CTTTTGTTAATATTTTGAATTTGTAGAAATATTTATTTATATATTGTTAATATACTTTATCAAATGGAAAATAGAGGGATTTATGATGATATGTAATAATGCATGTTCATTCAGCAAAAAATCGTGATAAAATCTAAGCACCTGTTCTATTTTTTTCAATTAAAATGGAAACCTTACTTCTTATTTACCCAAATGGGAGGCGCTTTATGGCGTCTTTTTTTATTTTCAAAAGGCCATGCTCATTTAATCCATAAAAACATAAAGTAATTTGAATCCATTAAAATACATGAGTGACTCCTTATTTTTCTCCTACTATTTAAAGGAGGAATTATTATGGGCTTTGGTGGTAGCTGCGGTGGCGGCTGTGGCTTTGCAGAAGGATTTGCTTTATTAGTTGTATTATTTATTTTATTAATTATTGTTGGAGCTTCTTGCTTCTGCTAAAAAACTATCGAAAAAGGCACTCTTATATGGGGGTCTTTTCTTTATAAAATTTACATTAAATTAATTAAACTTTATAAAGAGATGTAGTAAAATATAAATTGGGTGGAACCCAGATATATTTGTGCTGTAAGAAAAGTCTTATGTAGATTGAGTAGAGGAAGGCACCTTAGGGTGTCTTTTCTTTTGTCCATTATATCCATTACGTACGCATTGATTTTTTATGTGCATTTGATATAATTACTGTATTAGTATTACAGTAATACAGTATGTATATAATAAAAGAAGAGATGCGCTAACATCTCTTCAAGTAACTGCTACCGCAAGGTGAGTGGTTGCGACTAAATACTACTTTTTAGATTTAGAAGACTTCCCACGCTTGCGAGGCTGACGGGTGGTCTTCTTCTTTTTATTTTTAGAAGTAATTTTCTTAACCACGAAAACTACAAGTTCTCGTACAATCGTCTTAATTACCTCTAATACTATTTGAAGAAATAGATCCATTGGCTACACCTCCTTTCCTCATTAAATGAGAAAAGGACAGTCGTAACCGCCCACCCTACAATATACAGTTGTTCTTATTCTATCATACTAGTACAATCTCACCAATATAAAAGAACCACCATTACTGGCAGTCCTTTTTGGGTAGTTTTAGAGAACTTAATTTTACTATATTTATATTATAATTAACAAATGAAAATTTCTAGGAGGGGAATTTTTACATAACATGTGATTTTTTATACCATGCTTTGTTGATACATTTAACCTTCTTATGTGTTGATTGTTTAAAATTATCCCTTGGTGTAGCCATATCGTTAGAACATCCTGCGATATTTAAACAAAATGTAGCCAATAAAAACAATAATATTAATTTATTCAAATAATCACTTCTAATTCTTTTTTATTTTCGAACCTTTCATCTAATTCTACATTAGATGAAAGGTTCGAAAATATTCTTATAATCATAAGTTGTTAAATTAGTTTACAACGAGATAGAACTACCAAAACAAGCCCACCTATTTCCGTAGGTGGGCTATATCTTTATTACACAATACCAAAGTATACTCTCATTTTTTCATATACTTTATGCAATTATACATATTCATAAAAAATACACCAAATAAATATTACATGTAGTAAAATATAAATTGTGGATACATTCTATAAAGCAGATTCTTTTAAAAGACGTAACATATTGATCTCAAATCTCTTGATATTTTGTGAACTAACAATCTGGTGTATATAGACGATTCTGTTTTATAGGATGTGTTTACACGTATAACAAAGGGGTAATACGGATAGATTTATACTAAATGAACGTGGTTAAAGTCGGAGGAAGGCACCTTAGGGTGTCTTTTTTTGTGTATAAAAACTTCACCACCTTATAAACACGGTAAGACCTTTACACAAAACAATAATTGAAATTATATTAATCTTACTTTACATTAAGTTTAAAGAATACTCTTATACTAATACAGTGCTAACTAGTAGGTGAGAAAATGGAATTTTACGATTTAGGTATTACCATTAAAGAGCTTAGAATTAAAAAAAATATATCACAATCCGAATTATGTCATGGAATATGTTCGCAAAGTCAAATTAGCAAAATAGAAAAAGGTGTGATTTATCCATCTAGTATATTGTTATATCAATTATCAGAAAGACTTGGTATTGATCCAAATAATATATTTGCACTAACTCAAAACAAAAAAATAAAATATGTAGAAAATGTAAAATGTGTAATGAAAGATTGCTTAAAGCAAAAACAATATAAAGAACTTTATGAAATAGTGAAAAAAGAGAAAGATGAAAAAAATTTCCAAACAAAAGAAGATAAACAATTTCTACTATGGCATGAAGCAATTGCTATATTTGTGGTAGATCAATCAATAAAAGCGGCTTTAGATTTTTTAAATAACGCATTAAAACTAACTGTAACTAATGTTGATTGTTTATCAGAAAGAGAAATAGATATTATGCAGACAAAGGCTATATTTTATGGGGCAAATAAAGAATATGAGAAAAGTATTAATATATTAAGAAAATGTTTAACTAACTATAATAAGTTAGATTTCCCTAAAGATAAAGAAATTAAATTAAAAATCATTTTCAATTTAGCAAAAAATTTAGGTCATGCAAATCAACACGAAGAGGCAATAAAATACAATGATATGGGCATCAAACTAGCTATAAATCTAAATACTTTATATTTATTAGGTGAATTATAATATGGAAAAGCTTGGAATTTATTAAAACTTAAACAATATAATGAAGAAGATGTTGATAATAATATGAAAAAAGCGTTATTTATATTTGAACTAACAGAAAAAGAAAATCTTATAACAATCGTTAAAAAAGAATATTATGAAAAACAAAATAAAAAAACATAATTGCTAAATAACTACTTATAAACTTAATTTTTTAAATTTTATTATTTAATAGGAATTTTTGAATGAAAGTTTACTTAACGTATTGTTGATTTTGAAATCTGCATCCCTATTAATACTTTCTACTTCTTTTCACTGCCATATTAAAATTAAAGTGGTTCAAGTCGGAAGAAGGCACCTTAGGGTGTCTTTTTTTCTACCTATAACCGTTTAATTGTTATATAATAATATCATTGTATTTTAGGAGGAACATAAATGAACAAAAAACTAATCATTGGAATTATCGCTGTACTAGTAGCTATCATTGCTTCCGTAGCTATTTTTAAAGGTTCCAAATCAGAAGATATGAAACCTAAGTATTCACAAAAAGATATGGATAAACTTATCGAACAACACTTTAATGAACAGCAAGAATTAAAAACACAAATCAAAGAGTTGAAATCTAAAGTAGACTCCTATGAAAAAGAGCAAACTAGGTCACTTCAAAAGACTACACAACCGAGTCAAGAAAAAAATGAACCAGCTGAAAATGCTGATAAGGTTACATACGAAAAGGAAATTAAGCCTACTATTGATGAAATGTTAAAGGAATATGATAAAATTTGGAATCAGGATTGGAAAACTATTTGGGGAGACGGAAGCAAGGACCCTGAATCTCTTGACAAGAACGCTTTAAAAGAAAAAATGGAGTCAGTTGCAAATCGATATGATGCACTTTCCAAGAAAAATACAGAATTTAAAAGCGGCTCAAAGTTAACTGATCCTGTATTAAAAGAAAAGATTGAGAAATTCAGAGTAGAGTTTGGACTAGCAACTAACTATAGAAGTAATGCTGGAAAAGCTGTAACTCAAGGGGTAAAAGGAGTAGCTCCGTTGAAAGGAAGAATGGAAGAAGCTCAAAAATCAATCAAGCTTTCCGATCAAAAACTAAGTAACGCTCTAGCTAGCTTAAATGAAATTGAATCAAAATTGGGTGTTAGCCGCAATTAAAAATCATAACAAAATATAACATAACATGGTAAAATAATACTTGGATTGGCGTCCAATACATATTATTAAAATTAAGATGGTTCAAGTCGGAAGGCAGCTTTGGGTGTCTTTTTTGTACATTAAAAAACTCACCATCCAACAGAAATGGCGAGATCCTTGTATATTATTTAATATCTTGTTTTATCTAATACTTTTCTTCTTAGTTAAAAATTTATTAGCGTCATAAACCAATAACCAAAAATTATTACAGAAACTACAAGTCCCATAGCAGCACCTACCAACATTTTCCCCTCAGGACCATTAATAAGCTCTTTTAAAACTTCTTTTGCAATTCGCTGACCTTTACCACTTAAAGATATAGAAAGAATAAAGAATACTACCACTAATACAAATGAAGAAATTATTAACTCCATGACTTATGTACCTCCCTAATATATGTGCGCTATTAACTTCCTTATACCTTTTAAACTAAGATATCTGAAATCATAATGTTAATAAATATATCCCCCCGATTAAAAGTGCCGCAGCAAAGACTAATATTATTATTCCATCAGGACTATTAAGAATTTCTTTTATATGTTTTTTTGCTATTTGCTTGGTTTCTCCACTTGAAAAGAGATAAACAATGGAATGGAGAATTAGTAAGAAAAACGCCGTAACTAACTCTATCATGGTTTATGTACCTCCTAATATATATGTACCTTTAATTAACCAGTAATTTTCTTGCACCTTGTATCAGCCTGAGTAACTGGAATGCTTAGTTCAATAAAAACCAAATGATAAAAATTACTCCTATAACTGCTAAAGTTCCAAAAAAACCTACCAACATTTTTCCCTCAGGACCATTAATAAGCTCTTTTAAAACTTCTTTTGCTATTCGCTGACCTTTACCACTTAAAGATATAGAAAGAATAAAGAATACTACCACTAATACAAATGAAGAAATTATTAGCTCCATGACTTATGTACCTCCCTCATATATGTGAACCATTAATTAACCAATAATTGCCTTATACATTATATCAGCTAGGGTACATGGAAGTATAACAAATTATTTTTATAATTTAATTTATTAATCGATATGGCATTAATACAGGATAGTTCAAGTCGGAGGAATGCACCTTAAGGTATCTTTTCTTTATGCATTAAAAATGCCTACATGATGTGTAGGGCCCAAAATTACTTTTTATGAAATTTCAATATTTTAAGAGAAACTCCACCACATTCCACCCTTACCATAGAAATAAGGTCGTAATCCAAGCGCAATTGGCATTGGACGTAAGAAATCATAAGGATGTACAATGTAAAAATTGCTTACTGGGAATAAATCTACCCCTGCTCCATCTCTGAATGATAAGTAAACTAATTTAGAACAATATGTTTTATAATCGTTACTCTTTGCAGAAGTTCCGAAAATATCATATCGATATTTAGACCCATTCTGATAAAAATGATTATACGCATAATCAGCAGCTCTAAATGCAGCTCCCTTATCCTTTTTATACCTTAAATATACAAAAAAACATACAAAAATATTAAACCCACACGAACAAGTGATGGCATATGTTTTTCCATGGTATTACTGTTTTTTTTCGTGAATTCATCTAATATGAACCATGATAGTACACCAAAAATCACATTAAAATACATTGGAATTAACAAAGAAGAAAAAGACAACGTACTTGATAAATTTCACATTTAATATAATTATCTATAACAAACAAAAGGTTGATTCCTGTAATAATTGGAATCAACCTTTCTCTATTAATTAGAAATAAAATCTAACTTCCTTAATACAAATTTCCAAATTGGTTCTTCTCCTGTTATGACAGAAGCTTTTCCTACCATTCCTGTATTTAAGTCACCTTGATTAGATATATCAATTGTCGCTTCTAATTCATACATATAAGACTTAGAATCTTTTTCAAAAATAGGATGAGTAGATACATAGGTAACTACTCCTACTTGTTTATCCATTTTCTTTAATTGTAAAGAATATTGTACCCTATCTCCCTTTTTAATTCCTTTTACTTCTTGAGCTGAAAATAGCATTTTTATTTTTTTCTCGTCGCTCTTTGGAATAATAGAAACTACTTCTTGTCCAGAATCAATTAAATTACCAGACTGCAACATTACTGGGAATTGTACAATACCATCTTTTACCGCTTTAACAACAGTAGTTTCACTTTGACTATTTAATCCATCAAATTCTTGTTTTTTTTCAAAAATACTATGTTCTAAAGATTGAATTCGCTGGTTAATAGAAACAATTGTATTTTCTTCATATTGATTTAATTTATATTTCTTTTCTTCTTGTTTTCCTTCTTTAACTGTTTCAACTTTCTTTCTTTCATTTTCTAATACTATTTTTCTTTGTTCTATTCTCTTTTCTATACTATTTTTTTGAGCTTCAAGCAATAATACTTTATCATTCAATATTTCTTTCTCTTCTTCAGAAACATCAGCCTTTATTTTTTGTTTATTAATAGATTCACTCTCTCTTTTAAGATTTTCTTTCTCCATAATCAAACCTTGCAAAACATCATCTTGTTCATTAGACATTTTACTATTATCTAATGTCCTCATCTCATTTTCCTTTTCATTCTGTAAAGATTTATAACCTTGTTCATAAGCCTTATATTCATCTCTTATTTTTTCATCTACTCCATCAGAAAAAGATAATTTCTTAAGTCGAATACTATTTTTCAACTCTTCTAACATTCCTTTTTGTTTCTCTAAATGTTTAACAATTTGATCAGATTGATTCTGTTTATAAGTCAACTCTGTATTTTTTAATTGAACTAAAACATCTCCTTGTTTCACTTCATCACCAGAAACAACCAAAACATCTTCAACAACTCCCGTAATCTGAGTACGAATTACACTCACCTCAGATTTACCTTGTACAATTGCTGTTCCTTCACTAACGATATCCATTTTCCCGAAATATGCCAAAATCGAAAAAAATAAAAAAACTAAAGAAAAAAACCCTAATAACCAAGTAATAAAACGAGGGGGTCTTCTTTCTAGTAATTCCGTACTATCAGTTAACTGATCAAAAGAATATATCTTATTCATCTTGATTTCCCCACATTGCATAAGATTGTGATTCTATATGTTCTGCATGAACAGTTTGGTTTTTCCATAAACGATAATATTCACCTTTTTCAAATAATAACTTTTCATGAGAACCTTGTTCTATGATTGTTCCTTTTTCCATAACAAAAATCTTATTAGCATGTTGAATTGTACTTAATCTATGGGCAATCATAATCACTGTTATTCCTTTATTTCTTAATTCTCTCAACATGTCTATAATATGTTTCTCGGTTGTAGAATCTAAATTACTTGTTGCCTCATCTAAAATTAAAATATCCGGTTTCTTTAATAATGCTCTTGCAATTGCTAGACGTTGTCTCTGTCCGCCTGATAAATTTGATGCATTTTCT
This Bacillus thuringiensis DNA region includes the following protein-coding sequences:
- a CDS encoding YjcZ family sporulation protein, which gives rise to MGFGGSCGGGCGFAEGFALLVVLFILLIIVGASCFC
- a CDS encoding ribonuclease yields the protein MNKKLIIGIIAVLVAIIASVAIFKGSKSEDMKPKYSQKDMDKLIEQHFNEQQELKTQIKELKSKVDSYEKEQTRSLQKTTQPSQEKNEPAENADKVTYEKEIKPTIDEMLKEYDKIWNQDWKTIWGDGSKDPESLDKNALKEKMESVANRYDALSKKNTEFKSGSKLTDPVLKEKIEKFRVEFGLATNYRSNAGKAVTQGVKGVAPLKGRMEEAQKSIKLSDQKLSNALASLNEIESKLGVSRN
- a CDS encoding HlyD family efflux transporter periplasmic adaptor subunit, which gives rise to MNKIYSFDQLTDSTELLERRPPRFITWLLGFFSLVFLFFSILAYFGKMDIVSEGTAIVQGKSEVSVIRTQITGVVEDVLVVSGDEVKQGDVLVQLKNTELTYKQNQSDQIVKHLEKQKGMLEELKNSIRLKKLSFSDGVDEKIRDEYKAYEQGYKSLQNEKENEMRTLDNSKMSNEQDDVLQGLIMEKENLKRESESINKQKIKADVSEEEKEILNDKVLLLEAQKNSIEKRIEQRKIVLENERKKVETVKEGKQEEKKYKLNQYEENTIVSINQRIQSLEHSIFEKKQEFDGLNSQSETTVVKAVKDGIVQFPVMLQSGNLIDSGQEVVSIIPKSDEKKIKMLFSAQEVKGIKKGDRVQYSLQLKKMDKQVGVVTYVSTHPIFEKDSKSYMYELEATIDISNQGDLNTGMVGKASVITGEEPIWKFVLRKLDFISN